One genomic segment of bacterium includes these proteins:
- a CDS encoding hydantoinase/oxoprolinase family protein, with amino-acid sequence MPRSKIEKTKHRLFTRGGDWLVGIDIGGTFTDLTLWREGKGTLYAEKVLSTPEDPSLGALKGFRSLLAKGSISSDRIRAVIHATTVATNAVIERKGPLTGLITTKGFRDVLELGTGLRYDIYDLYIAFPEPLIPRALRYEVGGRIDPSGKTIAPLAEDEIDAAARKLKRAGVKSIAVSFLHSYANPEHERKAAQIISKAAPGISVSLSSQVSAEAREFERTVTTTIDAYVKPLVENYLDRLAGGLGKEGFRGELFVMLSHGGIARAAEAAKVFPVRIIESGPAAGVLAAGALGRLIGRPDLLSFDMGGTTAKLCLIQNGEPAVAREFEVARVRRFKRGSGFPLRIPAIELIEIGAGGGSIARLDDLGLLKVGPDSSGANPGPACYSQGGTLPTVTDANLVLGYLNPNYFLGGDMALDENASRRAINEHCAVPLKVTLEEAAAGICDLVSENMADAARVHIAEQGEDPRRFSLMAFGGAGPLHAYSVAAKLGIRELICPAGAGVISSLGQLTAPMAFDLVQTHYGLVDELDWKRFRKSQADLSKEAKSYLKLAGVPEKQIVLAYSADIRYVGQGYEIRVPLPVGALSAKSIPAIRRAFWREYQKLYGRSVDNVTLEMVNLRLSARGPRPSLRLNWQHTGGAHGEGKAGLIGKRRIYLREAGGYCNADVYSRYSLATAREYRGPALVEERESTTLIGKSGKFSVDSHGNLVIRLKS; translated from the coding sequence TTGCCTAGATCGAAAATTGAAAAGACCAAACACCGCTTGTTCACCAGAGGCGGTGATTGGCTGGTGGGCATCGATATCGGCGGCACCTTCACCGACCTCACCCTTTGGCGGGAGGGAAAAGGAACCCTCTATGCTGAGAAGGTTTTGTCCACTCCCGAGGACCCATCGCTGGGGGCCCTGAAAGGGTTTCGGAGCCTCCTGGCGAAAGGAAGTATTTCCTCCGACCGGATCCGCGCGGTGATCCACGCCACCACGGTGGCCACCAATGCCGTCATCGAGCGCAAGGGGCCACTCACTGGCCTGATCACGACGAAGGGATTTCGGGATGTGCTCGAGCTTGGAACGGGTCTCAGGTACGACATTTACGATCTGTACATTGCTTTTCCCGAGCCATTAATTCCTCGGGCCTTGCGCTACGAGGTGGGCGGGCGGATTGATCCTTCTGGCAAGACGATTGCTCCCCTTGCGGAAGATGAAATCGATGCCGCCGCCCGTAAACTGAAGCGCGCTGGTGTCAAGTCGATCGCGGTTTCCTTCTTGCACTCCTATGCAAATCCGGAACACGAGCGGAAAGCGGCGCAGATTATCTCGAAGGCGGCGCCTGGTATCAGCGTCAGCCTTTCCTCTCAGGTTTCCGCTGAGGCGAGAGAGTTTGAGCGGACCGTCACCACCACGATCGATGCCTACGTAAAGCCGCTTGTGGAGAACTATTTGGATCGGCTCGCCGGGGGCCTCGGGAAAGAAGGGTTCCGGGGCGAGCTTTTCGTCATGCTCTCCCACGGGGGGATCGCGCGGGCGGCCGAGGCAGCCAAGGTGTTTCCTGTCCGGATCATTGAGTCGGGGCCAGCAGCAGGAGTTCTCGCGGCGGGCGCACTCGGCCGGCTGATCGGGCGACCGGATCTCCTCTCGTTTGACATGGGAGGGACGACGGCCAAGCTCTGCCTCATTCAAAATGGTGAACCGGCCGTTGCACGGGAATTTGAGGTGGCTCGTGTAAGGCGGTTCAAGCGGGGTTCCGGCTTCCCCCTCCGCATTCCGGCCATTGAACTCATTGAGATTGGTGCGGGCGGGGGGAGCATTGCCCGGCTCGACGATTTGGGCTTGCTGAAAGTGGGGCCCGACAGTTCCGGGGCGAATCCGGGCCCGGCCTGCTATTCCCAGGGTGGGACGCTTCCCACCGTCACGGACGCAAACCTCGTCTTGGGCTATCTGAACCCCAATTATTTCCTGGGCGGGGACATGGCGCTGGACGAAAACGCTTCCCGGCGGGCCATCAACGAGCATTGCGCTGTCCCCCTCAAAGTGACCCTTGAAGAGGCCGCGGCGGGGATCTGTGACCTGGTCAGCGAAAACATGGCCGACGCGGCACGCGTACACATCGCCGAGCAGGGGGAGGATCCGCGTAGGTTCAGTTTGATGGCTTTTGGAGGGGCGGGTCCGCTGCACGCCTATTCCGTGGCTGCGAAGCTGGGCATCCGTGAACTGATCTGCCCTGCGGGTGCCGGAGTGATTTCTTCCCTGGGCCAGCTCACCGCCCCAATGGCCTTTGATCTCGTCCAGACCCACTACGGTCTCGTGGATGAACTCGATTGGAAACGCTTTCGGAAGTCCCAGGCGGACCTTTCGAAAGAAGCGAAGAGTTATCTCAAGCTCGCCGGGGTTCCGGAAAAGCAAATTGTCCTGGCTTACTCGGCCGACATCCGCTACGTCGGACAGGGTTACGAGATCCGTGTTCCCCTCCCGGTCGGCGCCCTGAGCGCCAAAAGCATCCCCGCCATTCGGCGCGCCTTCTGGCGGGAATACCAAAAGCTCTATGGACGGTCGGTGGACAACGTCACGTTGGAGATGGTGAATCTTCGTCTTTCCGCCCGTGGTCCCCGCCCGTCTCTTCGGCTCAACTGGCAGCACACCGGCGGTGCGCATGGGGAAGGGAAAGCAGGTCTTATCGGAAAACGCCGGATCTATCTGAGAGAAGCGGGAGGATATTGTAATGCGGACGTTTACTCCCGTTACAGCTTGGCCACCGCCAGGGAATACCGCGGACCCGCCCTCGTCGAGGAGCGCGAGAGTACGACCTTGATCGGTAAATCCGGAAAATTCAGCGTGGACTCCCACGGGAACCTTGTCATCCGTCTCAAATCATAA